From a single Nocardioides sp. dk884 genomic region:
- a CDS encoding phosphomannose isomerase type II C-terminal cupin domain yields MAGESAERPWGAWHVLDEGDGFKVKRIDVQPHQRLSYQTHEHRAEHWFIVAGKATCVIDGVTVIAGPGETVDVAVGQAHRITNEEDELLQIVEIQMGRYTGEDDIVRLEDDYGRSPEQ; encoded by the coding sequence CGTGGCACGTGCTCGACGAGGGCGACGGCTTCAAGGTGAAGCGGATCGATGTCCAGCCGCACCAGAGACTGTCCTACCAGACCCACGAGCACCGCGCCGAGCACTGGTTCATCGTGGCCGGCAAGGCCACCTGCGTCATCGATGGCGTGACCGTCATCGCCGGACCCGGGGAGACCGTGGACGTCGCTGTCGGCCAGGCACACCGGATCACCAACGAGGAGGACGAGCTCCTCCAGATCGTGGAGATCCAGATGGGGCGCTACACCGGCGAGGACGACATCGTTCGTCTTGAGGACGACTACGGCCGGTCGCCCGAGCAGTAA